One stretch of Arachis duranensis cultivar V14167 chromosome 1, aradu.V14167.gnm2.J7QH, whole genome shotgun sequence DNA includes these proteins:
- the LOC107466245 gene encoding F-box protein CPR1 — MADLLPPEVITDILSRLPVHSLIRFRCTCKSWRSLIDSTHFILLHLRTSLSSHSHSTLVLRRDSELYQVNLGTLDRAIELNHPLMCYSNSIKVLGSCNGLLCLCNVAEDIALWNPNIRKHRLLPYLPAERRERDTTLFAARVYGFGYDSFSEDYKLVRISYFVDLHSRTFYSHVKLYSLRVDSWKSLPNMPYGLCCARTMGVFVGGALHWVVTRKLEPDQPDLIVAFDLRLESFSEVPLPETGNVNGNFEMDVSLLGGCLCMVEHRGSTRIDVWVMEEYGSVDSWCKLFSLTEHHNLRSLKSVKPLAYSGDGDRVLMEHDHKKLCWYSLKDKVVSEAKIPGMPHLIEATVYVGTLVPPTLLIKSDGGAKQKHGDDKGRRRRDDFLSQGFKLTL, encoded by the exons ATGGCGGATCTTCTTCCGCCGGAGGTCATCACCGACATACTCTCCCGGTTACCGGTACACTCCCTAATCCGCTTCCGATGCACGTGCAAGTCATGGCGCTCCCTCATCGACAGCACTCACTTCATCCTCCTCCACCTTCGCACCTCCCTCAGCTCCCACTCCCACTCCACTCTAGTTCTCCGCCGTGACTCCGAACTCTACCAGGTCAATCTCGGAACCCTAGACAGGGCAATCGAGCTCAACCACCCGCTCATGTGCTACAGCAACAGCATCAAGGTCCTCGGTTCCTGCAACGGCCTCCTATGCCTCTGCAACGTCGCCGAAGACATCGCTCTCTGGAACCCTAACATTAGGAAGCATCGCCTCCTCCCTTACCTTCCCGCGGAACGACGAGAGCGTGACACCACGCTCTTTGCAGCGCGCGTCTACGGATTCGGCTACGATTCCTTCAGCGAAGATTACAAATTGGTGAGGATTTCGTATTTCGTTGACCTGCACAGTCGCACTTTCTATTCTCACGTGAAGCTTTACAGCTTGAGAGTCGATTCCTGGAAGAGCCTCCCAAACATGCCCTATGGCCTCTGCTGCGCGCGTACGATGGGGGTTTTCGTCGGTGGCGCGTTGCACTGGGTCGTGACTAGGAAACTCGAACCGGATCAGCCCGATTTGATTGTCGCCTTCGATCTGAGATTGGAGAGTTTCAGTGAAGTTCCGCTGCCGGAAACTGGAAATGTTAATGGGAACTTCGAGATGGATGTGTCGCTCTTGGGAGGGTGCCTCTGCATGGTGGAACATCGTGGGAGTACGAGGATTGATGTCTGGGTAATGGAGGAGTATGGATCGGTGGATTCTTGGTGCAAACTGTTCAGCTTGACGGAGCATCATAACTTGAGATCGTTGAAATCTGTGAAGCCATTGGCTTACTCGGGTGATGGTGACAGGGTTCTGATGGAACACGACCACAAGAAGCTATGCTGGTATAGCCTCAAAGACAAGGTGGTTAGTGAAGCTAAAATACCGGGAATGCCCCATTTGATTGAAGCGACCGTTTATGTGGGAACCCTTGTCCCACCAACTTTACTAATTAAAAGTGATGGCGGCGCTAAGCAGAAACATGGAGACGACAAGGGCAGGCGGAGAAG GGATGACTTCCTGTCACAAGGATTCAAATTGACTCTgtaa